The following are encoded in a window of Methanococcus voltae genomic DNA:
- a CDS encoding tryptophan synthase subunit alpha: MESIQITKKESEKPELKSKEVCEYYYSYVLGYPNMQESAKLLNNLINSETGEKNVNFVLKIPFSDPGAETDAEKYLCEEALKNGFEVKKMFDELKNIDFSKKNKTVLYTYYNIAYVKGLDNFIKTIKEMGFTHIHIPDIPYKESEELLNICEKYGLKPILAISPNLDESKIKIINDKIKSLDGMLLLNLTTGNMMDIFNTEIMASHMENISNICDCETIVNCMFESELVDKSHEYFEGTLVSDNLALLLKEYILDEKIELKIMDYLLKK, translated from the coding sequence ATGGAATCAATTCAAATTACAAAAAAAGAATCAGAAAAACCCGAATTAAAATCGAAAGAAGTATGCGAATATTATTATTCTTATGTTTTAGGATATCCAAATATGCAGGAATCTGCAAAATTATTAAATAATTTAATAAATTCAGAAACCGGCGAAAAAAACGTAAATTTTGTATTAAAAATACCTTTCAGTGACCCCGGAGCAGAAACTGACGCAGAGAAGTATTTATGCGAAGAAGCTTTAAAAAATGGTTTTGAAGTCAAAAAAATGTTTGATGAATTAAAAAACATTGATTTTAGCAAGAAAAATAAAACTGTACTTTACACGTATTACAATATTGCATACGTAAAAGGTTTAGATAACTTTATAAAAACTATTAAAGAAATGGGCTTTACGCATATTCATATCCCGGATATACCTTATAAAGAATCCGAGGAATTATTGAATATCTGTGAAAAATACGGCTTAAAACCAATACTAGCGATATCTCCAAACTTGGATGAATCAAAAATAAAAATAATAAATGATAAAATAAAATCGCTCGACGGAATGTTGTTATTGAATTTAACGACCGGCAATATGATGGATATATTTAATACTGAAATCATGGCTTCGCACATGGAAAACATTTCAAATATTTGCGATTGTGAAACAATTGTAAATTGTATGTTTGAAAGTGAATTAGTTGATAAATCACATGAGTACTTCGAAGGTACGCTTGTATCAGACAATTTAGCACTTTTATTGAAAGAATATATTTTAGATGAAAAAATAGAATTAAAAATTATGGATTATTTATTAAAAAAATAA
- the trpB gene encoding tryptophan synthase subunit beta has product MKNDNTKNTKNTQKRQSKNLKSLEDYIDAENGKFGKFGGFGGQYVPETMIPVLEELEEQYFQYRDDEDFQNELTYYLKQYAGRETPLYYAKELTEKLGGAKIYLKREDLLHGGAHKTNNTLGQALLAKKMGKKRLIAETGAGQHGVGTAMVGALFGLKTEVFMGRIDVERQQPNVSRMELMGAKVTPVDEGSKVLKDAVNKALEEFVKNFADTHYLVGSVVGPHPFPLIVRDFQSVIGKEAKKQIMEQEGRLPDHLVACVGGGSNAIGLFHAFLNDKDVTMTGVEPAGKGLDTKEHGAAVTKGKKGVFHGMMSYFMQNDDGQIEEAYSISAGLDYPGVGPEHAHLNDIGRIQYTGATDKEALNAFKTLCQCEGIIPAMESSHAIAHAMNVAGEMDKDEIMVVNLSGRGDKDLDNALKHLKMYDMI; this is encoded by the coding sequence ATGAAAAATGATAACACTAAAAACACTAAAAACACTCAAAAAAGACAATCAAAAAATTTAAAAAGCCTCGAAGATTACATTGACGCTGAAAATGGAAAATTCGGAAAATTCGGAGGTTTTGGTGGTCAATACGTACCTGAAACAATGATTCCAGTACTTGAAGAACTTGAAGAGCAGTATTTCCAATACCGGGATGATGAAGATTTTCAAAATGAGCTTACGTATTATTTAAAGCAATATGCAGGTAGGGAAACGCCCCTTTATTATGCAAAAGAATTAACCGAGAAACTTGGCGGTGCCAAAATCTACTTAAAAAGAGAGGATTTATTGCACGGTGGTGCCCACAAAACAAATAACACATTAGGTCAAGCATTACTTGCTAAAAAGATGGGCAAAAAAAGATTAATTGCTGAAACTGGTGCAGGTCAACACGGTGTTGGTACTGCAATGGTTGGAGCACTATTTGGTTTAAAAACAGAAGTTTTTATGGGTAGAATCGACGTAGAAAGACAACAACCAAATGTTTCAAGAATGGAATTAATGGGTGCAAAAGTAACCCCTGTCGATGAAGGTTCAAAAGTTTTAAAAGATGCCGTAAACAAGGCTTTGGAAGAATTCGTTAAGAATTTTGCAGATACGCACTATTTGGTTGGTTCAGTGGTTGGACCTCATCCTTTCCCTTTGATTGTAAGGGATTTCCAATCTGTAATTGGTAAAGAAGCTAAAAAACAAATAATGGAACAAGAAGGTAGATTACCAGACCATTTGGTGGCTTGTGTTGGTGGTGGAAGTAATGCAATAGGTTTATTCCACGCCTTTTTAAATGATAAAGATGTCACAATGACTGGTGTAGAACCTGCAGGAAAAGGTTTGGATACAAAAGAGCACGGTGCAGCAGTTACTAAAGGCAAAAAAGGAGTATTCCACGGTATGATGTCATATTTCATGCAAAATGATGACGGTCAGATTGAAGAAGCATACAGTATTTCCGCAGGATTGGATTACCCTGGAGTTGGTCCAGAACATGCGCACTTAAACGATATTGGAAGAATTCAGTACACTGGAGCAACTGATAAGGAAGCTTTAAATGCGTTTAAAACACTCTGCCAATGCGAAGGAATTATTCCAGCAATGGAGTCATCACATGCCATAGCTCATGCGATGAATGTAGCCGGAGAAATGGATAAAGATGAAATAATGGTTGTTAATTTATCAGGTAGGGGCGATAAAGACTTAGATAACGCTTTAAAACACTTAAAAATGTATGATATGATTTAA
- the cbiM gene encoding cobalt transporter CbiM has product MHIPDGFIPTWESAIFWIISIIFVALAIKWAKNNMDEKSVPLFAVLGAGIFAIQAINVPIGMGTSGHMVGAAMASMIFDSPYAGILLLALVLLIQGLFFADGGILVMGANIFNMGVICAFVGYYAFKSLRSRGISIAAFVGGWLALFTSAIVCSLELTIAGTFPLVAGLSAMGLYHAIIGLIEGVITAVVLGYIASARPDMLKWTGGKNE; this is encoded by the coding sequence ATGCACATACCAGACGGATTTATTCCAACATGGGAAAGTGCAATATTTTGGATAATATCCATTATATTTGTTGCATTAGCCATCAAGTGGGCAAAAAACAATATGGATGAAAAATCCGTACCGTTATTTGCAGTTCTTGGTGCAGGAATCTTCGCGATTCAAGCCATAAATGTTCCTATTGGAATGGGAACGAGTGGTCACATGGTGGGTGCCGCTATGGCATCTATGATATTCGACAGTCCATACGCAGGTATTTTATTGTTAGCTCTTGTATTGCTTATACAAGGTTTATTCTTTGCAGATGGAGGAATATTGGTAATGGGTGCAAACATATTTAACATGGGCGTAATATGTGCCTTTGTTGGATATTATGCGTTCAAAAGCTTAAGAAGCAGGGGAATATCAATCGCTGCTTTCGTAGGTGGTTGGTTAGCCTTATTCACAAGTGCAATAGTATGTTCATTAGAATTAACTATTGCAGGAACATTCCCATTAGTTGCGGGATTAAGTGCTATGGGTTTGTATCACGCCATTATTGGATTAATTGAGGGCGTAATTACTGCAGTTGTATTGGGTTACATTGCATCTGCAAGACCTGACATGTTGAAGTGGACAGGTGGTAAAAATGAGTAA
- a CDS encoding PDGLE domain-containing protein, which produces MSNGNSAGTNSKNSKFIMGGLIIALIIGILAPFIASGDPDGLESAAGKIINGNALESNLQEIGLEEEGTVAPSPFADYAIPGMDKIGEIAAMLIGILLMMVLGYGVAAILKKKEQIAN; this is translated from the coding sequence ATGAGTAATGGGAACTCAGCAGGTACAAACTCAAAAAATAGCAAATTTATAATGGGTGGTTTAATTATCGCCCTTATTATTGGAATATTAGCACCTTTCATCGCTTCAGGTGACCCTGATGGTTTAGAAAGTGCTGCGGGAAAAATAATCAATGGTAACGCACTCGAAAGTAACTTACAGGAAATTGGTTTGGAAGAAGAAGGTACAGTAGCTCCTTCACCTTTCGCAGATTATGCAATTCCTGGAATGGATAAAATCGGTGAAATAGCTGCCATGTTGATTGGTATTCTTCTAATGATGGTATTGGGTTACGGAGTAGCTGCAATATTAAAGAAAAAAGAACAAATTGCCAATTAA